In a single window of the Thunnus maccoyii chromosome 7, fThuMac1.1, whole genome shotgun sequence genome:
- the myoc gene encoding myocilin, with product MFLLLSLCLCGLLLRGDAQDRAALWKGNDRGGRCQYTFSVPSPVEASCPQTGGPEVEGLKTRLNLLEVLVSRLTGGQTGGPQGTGAKAQAELQEALNRAVGERNLLRGEKERLEKELEGLQRRMEDMRRETEKLRNKPCPPQTPMVPPSTPLQDSGLMRPAGGSSVLSHLINRPNKQGDSSSLRDSAWQYGPPGFQEMKAEVTEVPAPDSSEDYTGCGVLVSVAEPVTHKKADNIAGKYGVWMQDPEAVPPYGSNMIWRIDTVGSNIRQLFGYEDMDQLSKGFPSKVLLLPESVESTGATLYRGSLYYQRRLSRTLIRYDLASESIAARRDLPHANFHGQAPYSWGGYTDIDLAVDEQGLWAVYSTNKAKGAIVISQLNPHSLEVKKSWETNIRKNSVANSFIICGKLYTVASYTAPNTTINYMYDTESSQGKAIAIPFRNKHRYNSMIDYNPSQRKLFAWDNFHIVSYNIRLGRQQAN from the exons ATGTTCCTCCTTCTCTCATTGTGCCTGTGTGGTCTTCTGCTGCGAGGTGATGCACAGGACCGAGCTGCTCTGTGGAAGGGGAATGACCGAGGTGGGCGATGCCAGTACACCTTCTCTGTACCCAGCCCCGTCGAGGCCAGCTGCCCGCAGACTGGGGGCCCAGAGGTGGAGGGCCTGAAGACCAGACTCAACCTGCTGGAGGTGCTGGTGTCCCGGCTCACTGGAGGACAAACCGGGGGTCCCCAGGGTACTGGAGCCAAAGCTCAGGCTGAGCTTCAGGAGGCGCTGAACCGGGCCGTGGGGGAGAGGAACCTGCTGCGGGGGGAGAAAGAGCGTCTAGAGAAAGAGTTGGAGGGGCTTCAGCGCAGGATGGAGGATATGCGGAGGGAGACGGAGAAGCTGAGGAACAAACCCTGTCCTCCACAGACCCCCATGGTGCCACCCAGCACCCCTCTGCAGGATAGTGGCCTGATGAGACCTGCTGGTG gttCCAGCGTATTGTCTCACCTGATAAACAGGCCCAACAAGCAGGGAGACAGCAGCAGTTTGAGAG actCAGCGTGGCAGTATGGACCTCCAGGCTTTCAGGAGATGAAGGCCGAGGTGACGGAGGTACCTGCTCCTGACAGCTCTGAGGATTACACAG GTTGTGGGGTGCTGGTTTCAGTGGCTGAGCCGGTCACTCACAAGAAGGCCGACAACATAGCGGGTAAATATGGTGTTTGGATGCAGGACCCTGAAGCTGTGCCCCCTTATGGATCCAACATGATCTGGCGCATTGACACTGTTGGCTCCAACATCAGGCAGCTGTTTGGGTATGAAGACATGGATCAACTCTCTAAGGGCTTTCCATCCAAG GTGCTGCTGTTGCCAGAGTCGGTGGAGAGTACTGGTGCCACTCTGTACAGAGGCTCTCTGTACTATCAGAGACGTCTCAGCCGCACCCTCATCCGCTATGACCTCGCCTCTGAGAGCATCGCAGCCCGTCGTGACCTCCCCCACGCAAACTTCCACGGCCAGGCCCCCTACTCCTGGGGAGGCTACACGGACATCGACCTGGCCGTGGATGAGCAGGGTCTGTGGGCCGTCTACTCCACCAACAAGGCCAAAGGGGCTATCGTGATCTCGCAGCTGAACCCGCACAGTCTGGAGGTGAAGAAGAGCTGGGAGACAAACATCAGGAAGAACTCTGTGGCCAACTCCTTCATCATCTGTGGCAAGCTGTACACTGTTGCCAGTTACACGGCCCCCAACACCACCATCAACTACATGTATGACACTGAAAGCAGCCAGGGAAAAGCCATAGCCATCCCCTTCAGGAACAAGCACCGCTACAACAGCATGATCGACTACAACCCAAGTCAGAGGAAGCTGTTTGCCTGGGACAACTTCCACATAGTGTCCTATAACATCCGGCTGGGTCGCCAGCAGGCCAACTGA
- the vamp4 gene encoding vesicle-associated membrane protein 4 isoform X1, with product MREPDREEQPEDNMPPKFKRHLNDDEVTGSIRSERRNLLEEDSDEEEDFFLRGPTGPRFGPQNDKIKQVQSQVDEVIDVMQENISKVIERGERLDDLQDKSESLSDNASAFSSRAKQLHRRMWWRDMKMKMIIALVVVALLLIIIIPVILRYR from the exons ATg AGGGAGCCAGATCGGGAGGAGCAGCCTGAAGACAACATGCCCCCCAAGTTTAAACGGCACCTCAATGACGACGAGGTCACGGGATCCATTCGGAGCGAGAGG AGGAACCTGCTGGAAGAGGACTCTGATGAGGAGGAagacttttttct GAGAGGACCAACAGGGCCCAGATTTGGACCTCAGAATGACAAAATCAAGCA GGTGCAGTCGCAGGTCGATGAGGTGATCGATGTGATGCAGGAGAACATCTCCAAGGTGATAGAGAGGGGCGAGCGTCTGGACGACCTGCAGGACAAGTCGG AGAGCCTATCGGACAATGCGTCTGCCTTCAGTAGCCGAGCCAAACAGCTGCACAGGAGGATGTGGTGGAGAGACATGAAG ATGAAGATGATTATTGCCTTGGTAGTGGTTGCTCTCCTGCTGATTATTATCA ttCCAGTGATTCTGCGATATCGCTAG
- the vamp4 gene encoding vesicle-associated membrane protein 4 isoform X2 — protein MPPKFKRHLNDDEVTGSIRSERRNLLEEDSDEEEDFFLRGPTGPRFGPQNDKIKQVQSQVDEVIDVMQENISKVIERGERLDDLQDKSESLSDNASAFSSRAKQLHRRMWWRDMKMKMIIALVVVALLLIIIIPVILRYR, from the exons ATGCCCCCCAAGTTTAAACGGCACCTCAATGACGACGAGGTCACGGGATCCATTCGGAGCGAGAGG AGGAACCTGCTGGAAGAGGACTCTGATGAGGAGGAagacttttttct GAGAGGACCAACAGGGCCCAGATTTGGACCTCAGAATGACAAAATCAAGCA GGTGCAGTCGCAGGTCGATGAGGTGATCGATGTGATGCAGGAGAACATCTCCAAGGTGATAGAGAGGGGCGAGCGTCTGGACGACCTGCAGGACAAGTCGG AGAGCCTATCGGACAATGCGTCTGCCTTCAGTAGCCGAGCCAAACAGCTGCACAGGAGGATGTGGTGGAGAGACATGAAG ATGAAGATGATTATTGCCTTGGTAGTGGTTGCTCTCCTGCTGATTATTATCA ttCCAGTGATTCTGCGATATCGCTAG